In a single window of the Acyrthosiphon pisum isolate AL4f chromosome X, pea_aphid_22Mar2018_4r6ur, whole genome shotgun sequence genome:
- the LOC103308472 gene encoding chorion peroxidase-like has translation MIYGSSAKRTWSLRTNLGGQLLTSMGFDIESQGDPVQPQNMPLEDTESNACQYDSVTCYMAGDIRANALPQLTVMHTLWMREHNWLAKLLSHVNPHWDDERIFQEARKIVTASIQHITYTEWLPALLRENYTRRRGLEPSTKGYSNSYNEIIDPSVSNSFATAVLPFANFMISDTIRFVKT, from the coding sequence ATGATATACGGTTCGTCGGCGAAACGGACGTGGTCGTTGAGGACCAATTTGGGCGGCCAACTATTGACAAGCATGGGCTTCGATATCGAGAGCCAAGGCGACCCGGTACAGCCGCAGAATATGCCGCTGGAAGACACTGAATCAAACGCCTGTCAGTATGACAGTGTCACTTGTTATATGGCAGGTGACATCCGGGCAAACGCGCTTCCCCAACTAACGGTCATGCACACATTGTGGATGAGGGAACATAACTGGTTGGCCAAACTACTGTCACACGTCAACCCGCACTGGGACGACGAACGTATTTTTCAGGAGGCCAGGAAAATCGTTACAGCATCCATACAGCACATCACTTACACTGAGTGGCTGCCAGCGCTGCTCAGGGAAAACTACACCAGGCGGAGAGGGCTTGAACCATCGACAAAAGGCTACAGTAACTCGTACAACGAGATAATCGACCCGAGCGTCAGCAACAGCTTTGCGACCGCAGTATTACCGTTCGCTAATTTCATGATTAGCGACACCATAAGGTTCGTGAAAAcctga